The following nucleotide sequence is from Verrucomicrobiota bacterium.
TAAGAAGAAGCCAGTCAAAGACCTTGTAGCAGTCAAGTTGGGGCAAACAATTTCAGAGCGTCGCAGGGTTCGCAAGCTTTCACAAGAACGACTTGCAGAATTAGCCGAACTTTCACGAGCATATATGGGATGCGTGGAACGTGGGGAATTTAACGCCAGCCTTCCAGCCCTGTATCGCATAGCAAAAGCTCTCAAATGGACGATGGCAGATATGTTTTTGCATGCTGACCTCTAAAAACAAGGATCACTACTCTTCTTGATTAGATTGGCTTAAACTAAGTTTTGTCAATAAGTCCTAACGAAAATAGGCTTGCACATCTTATGCGTGGTCTAACCATGCAGCCATTATGACATTTTTTGGCTTTTCCGTATGGAAAGACTATGGCTCGCTACACTGTATGGCTCCCGGCAATCCCTCCGATATTTGGAAGGCTATTTTTTTGTCCAAACCCCTAAAATTTGAGGGCTTTTCTGACTTTAAATATCCGTTTACAGCATTCCTTGAGGAACTGGATTTGACGGATGATTTGATAAGTCCCTTGCTGAAATACTATGCGCCCACCATCTCAATCCTTGTTAATTGCTGCCGCTGGAATCCGCGCCTTTGTCCATTATCCAGTAGTTCCGGCACATCTATTGGCAAGATAGCAAACACAT
It contains:
- a CDS encoding helix-turn-helix transcriptional regulator, with the protein product MPRKKKPVKDLVAVKLGQTISERRRVRKLSQERLAELAELSRAYMGCVERGEFNASLPALYRIAKALKWTMADMFLHADL